In a genomic window of Nodosilinea sp. E11:
- the pstB gene encoding phosphate ABC transporter ATP-binding protein PstB codes for MSGTAVDTRRTFEVRNLSVYYGGNIALRDVTMDILEGQITAFIGPSGCGKSTLLRCFNRTNALIRGAEVKGNLTYKGKGLYDANVDPVVVRRKIGMVFQQPNPFPKSIYDNVAYGLRVNGFKGNLDEVVEASLRKAALWDEVKDKLKQLGTSLSGGQQQRLCIARAIAVQPDVLLMDEPCSALDPISTMRIEELMNELKQEFTIIIVTHNMQQASRVADYTAFFNAEALEGGKRVGYLVEIDKTEKIFSTPQDERTLAYVQGQFG; via the coding sequence ATGAGTGGTACAGCCGTGGATACCCGGCGCACCTTTGAAGTTAGAAATCTGTCGGTCTATTACGGCGGAAATATCGCCCTGCGGGATGTCACCATGGACATTCTAGAGGGGCAAATTACCGCCTTTATTGGCCCGTCAGGCTGCGGCAAGAGCACCCTGCTGCGCTGCTTTAACCGCACCAATGCGCTGATTCGCGGAGCCGAGGTTAAAGGAAATTTGACCTACAAGGGCAAGGGGCTCTACGACGCCAATGTTGACCCGGTTGTGGTGCGCCGCAAGATTGGGATGGTGTTTCAGCAGCCCAACCCCTTCCCCAAGTCGATCTACGACAACGTTGCCTATGGTCTGCGGGTCAATGGCTTTAAGGGCAATCTGGATGAGGTGGTAGAGGCCTCACTACGCAAGGCGGCCCTTTGGGATGAGGTTAAAGACAAGCTGAAGCAGTTGGGCACTTCGCTTTCGGGGGGGCAGCAGCAGCGCCTGTGTATTGCCCGCGCCATTGCGGTGCAGCCCGACGTGCTGCTGATGGATGAGCCCTGCTCGGCCCTAGACCCAATTTCGACGATGCGGATTGAAGAGCTGATGAATGAACTTAAGCAGGAGTTCACCATCATCATCGTCACCCACAACATGCAGCAGGCCTCACGGGTGGCTGACTACACGGCGTTCTTTAATGCCGAAGCCCTAGAGGGAGGCAAGCGAGTTGGCTACCTGGTGGAGATCGATAAGACTGAGAAAATTTTCTCGACCCCCCAGGATGAGCGCACCTTGGCCTATGTGCAGGGGCAGTTTGGATAA
- the pstA gene encoding phosphate ABC transporter permease PstA translates to MDSADIRPDLAYATDDFDITGQALAPHRRIVGKVLTVLTMVFAAAVVIPLIWVLLSVFQKGVNAFVFPDLFTKLPPPPGLTEGGVGHAIVGTLMTLGIGTAISVPFGVLAAVYLAEFGRGTRLAYLVKFSCNVLTGVPAILMGLFAYSIIVRPMGSFSAFSGGVALAVLMLPIIIRSTEEALLLVPNEMRLASTGIGATRFQTVVQIVLPAAVTSIITGIVLGVARAAGEAAPLLFTAFNNNFWATDVWQPVATLPVLIYFFSIIPYKASQELAWAAALVLLAIVLIFSVVARFLSRRQKF, encoded by the coding sequence ATGGATAGCGCAGACATTCGGCCTGACTTGGCCTACGCCACCGACGACTTTGACATTACTGGCCAAGCCTTAGCCCCCCACCGCAGAATTGTGGGCAAGGTGCTGACGGTGCTGACCATGGTCTTTGCCGCAGCCGTAGTCATTCCCCTAATTTGGGTCTTGCTGAGCGTGTTTCAGAAAGGGGTGAACGCCTTTGTCTTTCCAGATCTGTTCACCAAGCTGCCACCCCCACCGGGGCTGACCGAGGGGGGCGTCGGCCACGCTATCGTCGGAACTCTGATGACCCTGGGCATCGGCACCGCAATTTCGGTGCCCTTTGGGGTGCTGGCGGCGGTTTACCTGGCTGAGTTTGGCCGGGGTACTCGCTTGGCTTACCTGGTCAAATTTTCCTGCAACGTGCTGACCGGGGTACCGGCCATTCTCATGGGTTTGTTTGCCTATTCAATTATCGTCCGGCCCATGGGTTCGTTTTCAGCATTTTCAGGCGGGGTGGCGCTGGCGGTGCTGATGCTGCCGATCATCATCCGCTCTACGGAAGAAGCCCTACTGCTGGTACCCAATGAAATGCGTCTGGCCTCTACGGGCATTGGGGCCACCCGGTTTCAAACGGTGGTTCAAATCGTGCTGCCCGCCGCAGTGACGTCGATTATCACAGGTATTGTGCTGGGGGTGGCGCGGGCCGCAGGGGAAGCAGCACCGTTGCTGTTTACGGCCTTTAACAACAACTTCTGGGCCACTGACGTTTGGCAGCCTGTGGCCACGCTGCCGGTGCTGATCTACTTTTTCTCGATTATTCCCTACAAGGCGTCTCAAGAGCTGGCCTGGGCAGCGGCCCTAGTGCTGCTGGCCATTGTATTGATCTTTAGTGTGGTCGCTCGATTTCTGAGCCGTAGGCAAAAGTTTTAG
- the pstC gene encoding phosphate ABC transporter permease subunit PstC, whose protein sequence is MALADQSTGFTKRSLEKRNSTARVLDVGFWGFTLLLAIGAGAVLLWIILQTTVSAWPAIRQFGLGFVIGTTWNPVTNIYGVLPMIYGTLVTAFIALLIAVPLGVGVAIFLTEGFAPVWITTPIAFAIELIVAIPSVVLGIWGIFVLIPFIRPFFRFLNDVLGWIPIFGGPAPRGNSLFLVGLVLSIMIVPIIISITRGTFEALPRELRNGSLALGATRWETIIRVLIPAGLSGIISSVMLAMGRALGETMVAAMLVGNANRIDISWLQPGSTITGLIASQFGEAGRVQVAALMYAGLVLMILALIVNILAEIIIRRFQNIE, encoded by the coding sequence ATGGCGCTGGCTGATCAATCAACAGGCTTTACTAAACGCAGTCTCGAAAAGCGCAACAGCACAGCTCGGGTGTTGGATGTCGGTTTTTGGGGATTTACCCTGCTGTTGGCGATTGGAGCCGGAGCCGTTTTGCTGTGGATTATTTTGCAGACAACGGTTTCGGCTTGGCCCGCCATTCGCCAGTTTGGTCTTGGCTTTGTGATTGGCACCACCTGGAACCCAGTGACTAACATCTACGGCGTATTGCCAATGATCTACGGCACTCTAGTCACCGCGTTTATTGCGCTGCTGATTGCCGTGCCGTTGGGGGTAGGAGTCGCGATTTTTCTCACCGAGGGCTTTGCCCCCGTTTGGATTACCACGCCCATTGCCTTTGCCATTGAGCTGATTGTGGCGATTCCTAGCGTGGTGCTGGGCATTTGGGGCATCTTTGTGCTGATTCCCTTTATTCGGCCTTTTTTCCGGTTTCTCAACGACGTCCTCGGCTGGATTCCGATTTTTGGTGGCCCTGCGCCCCGTGGCAATAGCCTGTTCTTGGTGGGTCTAGTGCTATCGATCATGATTGTGCCCATCATTATTTCGATTACCCGGGGCACCTTTGAGGCGCTGCCCCGAGAGCTGCGCAACGGCTCGTTGGCCCTAGGGGCCACCCGCTGGGAAACCATTATTCGAGTGCTGATTCCGGCGGGGCTGTCGGGCATTATCAGCTCGGTCATGCTGGCTATGGGCCGCGCCCTGGGCGAGACCATGGTAGCGGCCATGCTGGTCGGCAACGCCAACCGCATCGATATTTCTTGGCTACAGCCGGGGTCAACCATTACGGGCCTAATTGCCTCTCAGTTTGGCGAAGCAGGGCGGGTGCAGGTGGCCGCGCTGATGTATGCCGGGTTGGTGCTGATGATCTTGGCCCTGATTGTCAACATCCTGGCGGAGATCATTATTCGCCGGTTTCAAAATATTGAGTAG